The proteins below come from a single Myxocyprinus asiaticus isolate MX2 ecotype Aquarium Trade chromosome 28, UBuf_Myxa_2, whole genome shotgun sequence genomic window:
- the LOC127419530 gene encoding polynucleotide 5'-hydroxyl-kinase NOL9-like: protein MTMKVQKVSSRSQHEQRIATKRHGKNKWLKKVRNLDSALSSASSGTAKLEQQIAKREKPRLKRLKKSYAKPVTLIPENSYTEEGKVTFAHVHTNGGTELEGNSNSEDSQEWSAYAKSVLQNGVESSTLPDTEQLEKDGLQYHSQLDHAQNRAVLVLQQGQVLCFRGKCLLTCLYGRVEVVGFTIEEGQQSYPLFSPPTHCPLTITALGNNSHSTKNKKEGRLEAKAIVRKYLSSEPCKRLISEVDSESCVLLLEPLDTPLTRFLSSFSELSEVFGVNSRELRSQAAIYNPALSAVGVTALCGPCAQGLVMSCSYREALSSLLKAWAGEFDSCPIILVCGGRNSGKSTFSRHLINSLLNHTASVEYLECDLGQTEFTPPGCLSLSTVTEPLLGPPFTHLRDPEHMVYYGLTDCQADIDRYLESLKSLWRHCSGESPVIINTMGWVKGQGFQILVDLIRLFSVTHVVQLSYGDVPQCQHLTPDFLRTAHGWQTHPPTPPTLTEESTSHLTVQSHVFLNILSEFEGAGTSGKMRHQRSNELRDLALLSYFSQLQSTDPGPIRPLHCFIPYQVPHSSLAIGVTHCEVAPNHILYAANASLVGLCCLSEKVMGRGGPVVLSQTPICQCVGLGVLRGVDMAQGLYFLITPVSPSVLRHVNCLLLGEITLPKLLLTMQHGVEAELPYVTTDYSFEVTGAGKLQVYKGLTRPGFLKSNN from the exons ATGACAATGAAAGTTCAGAAAGTCTCTTCTCGATCCCAACATGAGCAACGAATCGCCACTAAACGTCACGGCAAGAATAAGTGGCTCAAAAAAGTACGCAATCTGGACTCGGCTCTCTCAAGTGCAAGTTCTGGCACTGCTAAATTGGAGCAACAGATAGCCAAAAGGGAGAAACCTAGGTTAAAACGGTTGAAGAAGTCGTATGCAAAGCCTGTGACTTTGATCCCTGAAAACAGTTATACTGAGGAGGGAAAGGTGACTTTTGCTCATGTCCACACAAACGGAGGCACAGAACTGGAGGGCAACAGCAATTCCGAGGACTCCCAAGAATGGAGCGCTTATGCCAAGAGTGTTCTTCAGAACGGTGTGGAGAGTTCAACGCTACCTGACACAGAGCAGTTGGAAAAGGACGGTCTTCAATACCATTCCCAGCTTGACCATGCTCAAAATCGTGCTGTTTTAGTCTTGCAACAAGGCCAG GTCTTGTGTTTCCGTGGAAAGTGCCTGCTCACTTGCCTCTATGGTCGTGTAGAGGTGGTTGGCTTCACTATAGAGGAGGGCCAACAATCTTACCCCCTTTTCTCACCACCCACACACTGCCCTCTCACCATCACTGCCTTAGGAAACAACTCCCACTCCACCAAGAACAAGAAAGAGGGGCGACTGGAGGCGAAAGCCATTGTTCGCAAATACCTCTCTTCAG AGCCATGTAAGAGGCTCATCAGTGAGGTGGACTCGGAATCCTGTGTGCTGCTCCTAGAACCCTTGGACACACCCCTTACTCGCTTTCTCAGCAGCTTCTCAGAACTCAGTGAGGTCTTTGGAGTCAACTCG AGGGAGCTGAGGTCTCAGGCTGCCATCTATAACCCTGCTCTGTCAGCCGTGGGTGTGACAGCTCTGTGTGGACCCTGTGCACAGGGTCTGGTGATGTCATGCAGCTACAGAGAGGCCCTAAGCAGCTTGCTCAAAGCCTGGGCAG ggGAGTTTGACAGCTGTCCCATCATCCTTGTATGTGGTGGGAGAAACTCTGGCAAGTCCACCTTCAGTCGTCACCTTATTAACAGCCTGCTCAATCA CACTGCAAGTGTTGAGTATTTGGAGTGTGATCTAGGCCAGACTGAGTTCACCCCTCCTGGTTGCCTTTCCTTAAGCACTGTTACAGAGCCACTATTGG GGCCTCCTTTCACACACTTGCGTGACCCGGAGCACATGGTGTACTATGGTTTGACAGATTGCCAGGCTGACATAGATCGGTATTTGGAGTCCCTGAAATCCCTCTGGCGCCATTGCAGTGGAGAGAGTCCGGTCATCATCAACACTATGGGCTGGGTCAAAG GCCAGGGCTTTCAGATTCTTGTTGATCTCATCCGCCTTTTTTCCGTGACACACGTGGTTCAGCTGAGTTATGGGGATGTCCCACAGTGTCAACATCTTACTCCAGACTTCCTCAGAACTGCCCACGGCTGGCAGACACACCCTCCAACACCACCCACCCTGACAGAGGAGTCCACCAGTCACCTCACTGTTCAATCTCATGTATTTCTCAACATCCTCTCAGAATTCGAAGGTGCTGGGACATCTGGAAAAAT GCGGCATCAGCGTAGTAATGAGCTACGAGACCTGGCTTTGCTCAGCTACTTCAGTCAGCTGCAGTCCACAGACCCGGGCCCCATCCGCCCTCTCCACTGCTTCATACCCTACCAG GTCCCACACTCATCATTGGCTATAGGGGTAACACACTGTGAGGTCGCACCCAACCACATTCTGTATGCAGCCAATGCCAGTCTAGTGGGATTATGCTGTCTGAGTGAAAAAGTCATGGGCAGAGGAGGTCCTGTTGTGCTCTCCCAAACTCCCATCTGTCAATGTGTGGGCCTAG gTGTTCTGAGAGGGGTAGATATGGCACAAGGTCTGTACTTCCTGATTACTCCCGTGTCTCCATCTGTCCTGAGGCATGTGAACTGTCTTCTGCTGGGAGAGATCACTCTGCCTAAATTACTGCTCACCATGCAG CATGGAGTTGAAGCAGAATTGCCATACGTCACCACAGACTACAGCTTTGAAGTCACAGGGGCAGGAAAGCTCCAGGTCTACAAAGGATTAACAAGACCTGGTTTTTTAAAGTCAAATAACTAA